In one window of Caldisericota bacterium DNA:
- the rlmB gene encoding 23S rRNA (guanosine(2251)-2'-O)-methyltransferase RlmB has translation MKNKDKAKKDQFIVGKRAVLEALRVQYPVKVLVIERSKAENRDEIMRNIYRLAKRQDIKILERDESWFRRRFHVLNPQGVVGVGDPYKFAEIEDIKIYKNSTILLLDRIQDPQNFGAIIRTAECVGISSIIIPEYGAADITDTVISVSSGAIFHVKIAKVTNLVRAIDYLKKHNVWIVGTDPGAKTIYYDMDYKNLPFAIIMGNEGEGIREGIRKKCDYLVSIPMRGKVSSLNVSVATGIVLFRLMEEKAKNSEYK, from the coding sequence ATGAAAAATAAGGATAAGGCTAAAAAAGATCAATTTATTGTAGGAAAAAGAGCAGTTCTTGAAGCTTTGCGAGTTCAATATCCTGTGAAGGTTTTAGTTATTGAAAGATCAAAGGCAGAGAACAGAGATGAAATTATGCGGAATATATATCGTCTTGCAAAAAGGCAAGACATAAAGATTTTAGAAAGAGATGAAAGTTGGTTCAGAAGAAGATTTCATGTGTTAAACCCGCAAGGCGTAGTAGGTGTGGGCGACCCCTATAAATTTGCAGAAATTGAGGACATAAAGATATATAAAAATTCTACCATACTTTTACTTGATAGAATACAGGATCCGCAAAATTTTGGTGCTATCATAAGAACGGCAGAGTGTGTAGGCATCTCTAGCATAATTATCCCTGAGTACGGGGCGGCAGATATTACAGATACGGTAATATCTGTTTCATCCGGTGCAATTTTTCATGTAAAAATTGCAAAAGTAACGAATCTTGTCCGTGCCATTGATTATCTGAAAAAACATAATGTTTGGATTGTAGGTACAGACCCTGGTGCTAAAACAATTTATTATGATATGGATTATAAAAATCTGCCATTTGCTATCATAATGGGCAATGAAGGAGAAGGAATTAGAGAAGGGATTAGAAAAAAATGTGATTATCTTGTTTCTATTCCGATGCGCGGCAAGGTAAGCTCGTTAAATGTATCTGTTGCAACAGGTATCGTGTTATTTAGGTTGATGGAAGAAAAAGCAAAGAACAGTGAATATAAATGA